Proteins encoded together in one Sulfitobacter pontiacus window:
- the rpoZ gene encoding DNA-directed RNA polymerase subunit omega, translated as MARVTVEDCVDKVPNRFELVMLAAHRAREIAAGSTVTVDRDNDKNPVVSLREIADETQSADELRERLIESNQNQIEVDEPEEDAMALLMGAEQDKPEEDSMSEEMLLRQLMAAQGQG; from the coding sequence ATGGCCCGCGTCACTGTCGAAGATTGTGTAGATAAAGTGCCAAACCGGTTCGAGCTTGTCATGCTTGCCGCGCATCGTGCGCGTGAAATTGCGGCTGGTTCTACGGTTACTGTTGATCGCGATAACGACAAAAACCCTGTCGTGTCCCTGCGCGAGATTGCGGATGAAACCCAATCGGCCGATGAGCTGCGCGAGCGCCTGATCGAAAGCAACCAGAACCAGATCGAGGTTGATGAACCCGAAGAGGACGCAATGGCGCTTCTTATGGGGGCTGAGCAAGACAAGCCCGAAGAGGACAGCATGTCCGAAGAAATGCTGCTGCGGCAGTTGATGGCGGCACAAGGGCAGGGCTAA
- the folK gene encoding 2-amino-4-hydroxy-6-hydroxymethyldihydropteridine diphosphokinase, with amino-acid sequence MKTLAIPDPKGGEIGKCALIALGSNQSSVAGGPAETLRRALDIMVGMGARVAALSPFYSTYAFPEGSGPNFVNTTASIRVEGEPDQVLAILHAVEAGLGRERQSRWAPRTVDLDLIAMGDVVLPDVQTQTDWREIPLEQQMLKAPDQLILPHPRLQDRAFVLVPLADIAPDWCHPLIGKTVREMLNDLPEADKKGVWPLE; translated from the coding sequence GTGAAGACATTGGCCATCCCTGACCCCAAGGGGGGTGAAATCGGCAAGTGCGCGCTGATCGCCCTCGGGAGCAATCAATCATCAGTTGCGGGAGGGCCGGCGGAAACTCTGCGTCGGGCCCTTGATATTATGGTCGGTATGGGCGCGCGGGTTGCCGCTCTTAGCCCGTTTTACTCAACCTATGCGTTTCCCGAGGGGTCGGGCCCGAATTTCGTAAATACAACCGCTAGTATAAGGGTGGAAGGGGAGCCGGATCAAGTTTTAGCTATTCTTCATGCCGTCGAAGCAGGGCTTGGGCGCGAGCGGCAAAGCCGGTGGGCCCCTCGGACGGTCGATCTGGATCTCATCGCGATGGGGGATGTGGTGTTGCCGGATGTACAGACGCAGACCGATTGGCGGGAGATTCCGCTTGAACAGCAGATGCTCAAAGCGCCTGACCAGCTGATCCTGCCGCACCCGCGGCTTCAGGATCGTGCCTTTGTTTTGGTGCCGCTGGCGGACATCGCGCCGGACTGGTGTCACCCACTGATCGGCAAAACCGTTCGCGAGATGTTGAATGACCTGCCAGAGGCAGATAAAAAGGGGGTGTGGCCGCTGGAATAG